Proteins from a genomic interval of Phycisphaerae bacterium RAS1:
- a CDS encoding OstA-like protein yields MTKSKLTLLLGSAGGLSLLVIVYLLMVGGGGAPQTRPRGAAATLPNQPAGGKPTAMDVADGVTLPGGGGISFTVYDEHSGRPTDRFRCDTWVPVQDSPNEVYVKNPELTLLLPSGMTATISAEEGQIMAERIQKSQGKPKMGWLRGDASIVIDRGTGADRSAPETRPSDLITIRMDRIEFDLELGRMRCPDSVRVVSVDYEIVGADLDLEFNRADNRVQQLRLDRGDHLVLRTAGTGFGGLFGAGRATATQPVAATMPAAQAAAAAAPKTAKKRGARPAGYRCVLTGDVVADQYIGEQRVGGLEADEIAITFDMGGSEDAALRRAPAASAPVAPATQASENEQRLVVHWRGPLVMTPADAPARPGPARRRFEAAGRRVSLEQGEGFVLCNRLEYFDETQQAWLYADGGRIEFGRGAALRATADSVYIDRRKNIVKLVGTIELDSAPSDSATPRANQPAGKPRPQGSTIRCEQWAELKLSDAHSESQPAASRPAGVDLARFDWARFAGNVRVGMSAQTLTSDELHVTLKPGQTFEQSLDVADARGNVRLAGERQSLQCARLHAEFAIHDGRAYPHAIQAAGSVMIRRGRTEVRGGRVEAELGPPVAAEGEVRDFALRTVDIFDRAELRDPENKVAARGSHIRAWFSGASELVRARVSGRDEQLGMVESSPYVVRGEQIDVDRGRQTVLVNGPSSLSFESRRGLSGAEHSKAQTINVAAAQSLSIDGDANLVVFTGDVQARSRSEQLQADRLTLYLQDAVEPAAAPPPASDTQSPSDEDVPPEITLRPDEIASAVLPSGLAACVRTALALSSFVPPDRAKPPEPAPTQRKEPTRVVAENAIVRTISASSDGAPPQTEAEIYAPNRLEADLLRRIITTAGQTVLLTTNRRLAGDAEAVREAAGAASSLIGGGPSQTAMQCDEGMTYTLGADGPNRRDLVLLSGGVRFVHRAGREMLNIEEVLPQLRGDSKSLAELKSRRTTLNCDRLECEFIAEPAADRGQAPGGAPLRLAWIMAGGSAYLRDQQGAGVREVIGETLEFSREAGLVRVRGSERSQARIYFENAATGQHDQPMVGNELVIDLKTNAVRAGPLQMEFHRP; encoded by the coding sequence GTGACGAAGTCGAAGCTGACGCTGCTCCTGGGATCGGCCGGCGGCCTGTCGCTGCTGGTCATCGTCTACCTGCTGATGGTCGGCGGCGGCGGCGCACCGCAGACCCGCCCGCGCGGTGCGGCTGCGACGCTTCCGAATCAACCGGCCGGCGGGAAGCCGACCGCGATGGACGTGGCGGACGGCGTCACGCTTCCGGGCGGCGGGGGCATCTCTTTCACCGTCTACGATGAGCACAGCGGCCGGCCGACCGACCGCTTTCGCTGCGACACGTGGGTGCCGGTGCAGGACTCGCCAAACGAGGTTTACGTCAAGAACCCGGAGCTGACGCTGCTCTTGCCCAGCGGCATGACCGCCACGATCTCCGCCGAGGAAGGGCAGATCATGGCGGAGCGTATCCAGAAATCGCAGGGCAAGCCGAAGATGGGCTGGCTGCGCGGCGACGCGAGCATAGTGATCGACCGCGGCACCGGGGCGGACCGCTCCGCGCCGGAGACGCGCCCCAGTGATCTGATCACCATTCGCATGGACCGGATCGAGTTTGATCTCGAACTCGGCAGGATGCGGTGTCCGGACAGCGTGCGGGTGGTGAGCGTCGACTATGAGATCGTCGGCGCCGACCTCGATCTCGAGTTCAACCGCGCCGACAATCGCGTGCAGCAGTTGCGGCTTGATCGGGGCGATCACCTGGTGTTGCGTACCGCGGGAACCGGGTTCGGCGGGCTTTTCGGCGCGGGGCGCGCGACCGCGACTCAACCGGTGGCGGCGACGATGCCGGCGGCTCAGGCGGCGGCTGCGGCAGCGCCGAAAACGGCGAAAAAGAGGGGGGCGCGCCCCGCCGGCTATCGCTGCGTGCTCACGGGCGACGTCGTTGCGGATCAGTACATCGGCGAGCAGCGCGTCGGCGGCCTGGAAGCCGACGAGATCGCGATCACCTTCGACATGGGTGGCTCAGAGGACGCGGCGCTGCGCCGCGCCCCGGCTGCCTCCGCGCCAGTCGCGCCGGCCACGCAGGCATCCGAGAACGAACAGCGGCTGGTGGTTCACTGGCGCGGGCCGCTGGTGATGACTCCGGCCGACGCACCGGCGCGCCCCGGTCCGGCCCGACGCCGTTTCGAGGCCGCCGGCCGCCGCGTGTCGCTCGAACAGGGCGAGGGATTCGTTCTTTGCAATCGGCTGGAGTATTTCGACGAGACGCAGCAGGCGTGGCTTTACGCTGACGGCGGGAGGATCGAGTTCGGCCGCGGCGCCGCGCTACGCGCCACGGCGGACAGCGTGTACATCGATCGCAGGAAGAACATCGTCAAGCTGGTCGGCACGATTGAGTTGGACTCGGCTCCATCCGACTCCGCCACGCCGCGGGCGAACCAGCCTGCCGGGAAGCCGCGACCGCAGGGCAGCACCATCCGCTGCGAGCAGTGGGCCGAACTGAAGCTCTCTGACGCGCACAGCGAATCTCAGCCGGCCGCGTCGCGCCCGGCGGGGGTTGATCTGGCGCGGTTCGACTGGGCGCGCTTCGCGGGAAATGTCCGCGTGGGCATGTCGGCGCAGACGCTGACCAGCGACGAACTGCACGTGACGCTGAAGCCCGGCCAGACCTTCGAGCAATCGCTCGACGTGGCCGACGCCCGCGGCAACGTGCGGCTGGCCGGTGAGCGGCAGTCGCTCCAGTGCGCCCGGCTGCATGCGGAATTCGCCATTCACGACGGCCGCGCCTATCCGCATGCGATTCAAGCCGCCGGGAGCGTGATGATCCGCCGCGGGCGGACGGAGGTCCGCGGCGGGCGGGTGGAGGCGGAGCTCGGTCCGCCCGTTGCCGCGGAAGGAGAGGTTCGCGATTTCGCGCTGCGGACGGTTGATATCTTCGACCGGGCCGAGCTGCGCGATCCGGAGAACAAGGTTGCGGCCCGCGGGAGTCACATTCGAGCGTGGTTCAGCGGCGCAAGTGAACTGGTGCGGGCCCGCGTGAGCGGCCGCGATGAGCAGCTTGGAATGGTCGAGTCGTCGCCCTACGTGGTCCGGGGTGAGCAAATCGACGTTGACCGCGGACGGCAGACGGTGCTTGTGAACGGCCCGTCAAGCCTGTCGTTCGAATCGCGACGCGGCCTCTCGGGCGCCGAGCATTCGAAGGCGCAGACGATCAACGTTGCGGCGGCGCAGTCGCTCTCGATCGACGGCGACGCAAACCTCGTGGTTTTCACGGGCGACGTGCAAGCCCGCAGCCGCAGCGAGCAGCTACAGGCTGACCGGCTGACGCTCTATCTTCAGGATGCGGTGGAACCAGCCGCCGCGCCACCGCCGGCGAGCGACACGCAGTCTCCGTCTGACGAAGATGTGCCGCCGGAAATCACGCTGCGGCCTGATGAAATTGCCTCGGCTGTGTTGCCATCCGGGCTGGCGGCGTGTGTTCGTACGGCTCTGGCTCTGTCGTCGTTTGTTCCGCCGGACAGGGCGAAGCCGCCAGAGCCGGCGCCGACGCAGCGGAAGGAGCCGACGCGGGTCGTGGCTGAAAACGCCATCGTTCGCACGATCTCCGCCTCGTCCGACGGCGCGCCGCCGCAAACCGAGGCGGAAATCTACGCCCCGAATCGGCTCGAAGCCGATCTTCTGCGGCGGATCATCACGACCGCCGGTCAGACCGTCCTGCTGACCACCAATCGCCGATTGGCCGGCGACGCCGAGGCCGTCCGCGAGGCGGCCGGGGCGGCGTCGTCGTTGATCGGCGGAGGGCCGAGCCAGACGGCCATGCAGTGCGATGAGGGGATGACCTACACGCTCGGCGCCGACGGCCCCAACCGCCGCGACCTGGTGCTCTTGAGCGGCGGCGTGCGCTTCGTGCATCGGGCCGGACGCGAGATGCTCAATATCGAAGAAGTGTTGCCGCAGCTTCGCGGCGATTCGAAGTCCCTGGCGGAGCTGAAGAGCCGCCGCACGACGCTCAACTGCGACCGGCTTGAATGCGAGTTTATCGCCGAGCCGGCGGCGGATCGCGGTCAGGCGCCGGGCGGGGCGCCGCTGCGGCTGGCGTGGATCATGGCCGGTGGCAGTGCGTACCTGCGCGACCAGCAGGGCGCCGGCGTGCGCGAGGTCATCGGCGAGACGCTGGAGTTTAGCCGCGAGGCAGGCCTGGTCCGGGTGCGCGGGTCGGAGCGTTCGCAGGCGCGGATCTACTTTGAAAATGCCGCAACCGGCCAGCACGACCAGCCGATGGTGGGCAATGAGCTCGTCATCGACCTGAAGACGAACGCCGTGCGGGCGGGGCCGCTGCAGATGGAGTTCCATCGGCCGTGA